The Sphingobacterium bambusae genome includes a window with the following:
- a CDS encoding efflux transporter outer membrane subunit, whose translation MSIKRNFLFSLGASTLLWACQAQKIKQDVIPALPDNYRTEQTWSNDSSIAHIQWRDFFTDPFLQALIDTALLKNVDMQIALKNIESATLEVKRAKAALLPSLQLQIQANTTNPSNNSLNGVSLSQFLGQNHIEDYNAALAVSWEADIWGKIKSQKAAAFASYLQTTEAKAAIQTQLINQVAKGYYRLLMLYSAKEIAEQSLRLSENSLALAQYQYEVGDISLLAVEQIAAQKLAAAALIPDFQQQVALQENALRILSGELPAEIRIQKKLQDVELPSLIGVGVPAQLLSQRPDIKQRELAIVASEASAHAARAQMYPSLVISAQAGVNALTASNWFNIPASLFGSLTGGLTQPILQKRQLRTQYELAQVEYEKSVILFRQAVLNATGEVSDALVSIHRLAERENIVLEKTARLKSAIQNADLLFETGSATYLDVVAAQSSALQSELELVQIRQSELAATVDLYRSLGGGW comes from the coding sequence ATGAGCATAAAACGCAATTTTCTATTTTCGCTTGGCGCGTCCACTTTACTTTGGGCCTGCCAAGCGCAAAAAATCAAACAGGACGTCATACCGGCGCTTCCCGACAACTACCGTACAGAACAAACATGGAGCAACGATAGCAGCATCGCGCATATACAATGGCGCGACTTCTTTACAGATCCCTTCTTACAGGCATTGATCGATACCGCACTTCTCAAAAACGTAGATATGCAGATCGCCCTGAAGAATATCGAATCTGCAACATTGGAGGTAAAGCGTGCCAAGGCCGCTCTGCTCCCTAGCTTGCAACTGCAAATCCAAGCAAACACGACCAATCCATCTAACAACAGTTTAAATGGCGTTAGCTTATCGCAGTTTTTAGGACAAAACCATATTGAAGATTACAATGCAGCACTTGCTGTATCTTGGGAAGCCGATATTTGGGGAAAGATCAAAAGCCAAAAAGCAGCGGCTTTTGCCTCCTACCTGCAAACTACGGAAGCCAAAGCTGCCATCCAAACACAGCTGATCAATCAAGTAGCGAAAGGTTACTATAGGTTGTTGATGTTGTACAGCGCCAAAGAAATCGCGGAACAAAGTCTGCGCTTGAGTGAGAACAGTCTTGCGCTAGCCCAATACCAATATGAAGTTGGCGACATCAGTCTGCTTGCTGTAGAACAGATCGCCGCCCAAAAATTGGCCGCTGCAGCGCTAATCCCAGACTTTCAGCAGCAGGTTGCACTACAGGAAAACGCGCTACGCATCCTGAGCGGGGAGCTACCCGCGGAAATCCGCATCCAGAAAAAACTACAGGACGTAGAACTCCCCAGCCTGATCGGTGTGGGGGTTCCGGCACAGCTGTTAAGCCAGAGACCAGACATTAAACAACGAGAATTGGCAATTGTGGCCTCAGAAGCCTCTGCGCATGCTGCCCGAGCACAAATGTATCCCTCGCTGGTTATTAGCGCCCAAGCCGGAGTCAATGCACTTACTGCCAGCAACTGGTTCAATATCCCAGCTTCGCTCTTCGGATCGCTGACCGGCGGCCTGACCCAACCTATCCTTCAGAAAAGACAGTTGCGCACGCAATACGAATTGGCGCAAGTGGAATACGAAAAAAGTGTGATCCTGTTTAGACAAGCAGTCCTAAATGCCACAGGAGAAGTGTCGGACGCTTTGGTCTCCATTCATCGTCTTGCGGAGCGCGAAAACATCGTTTTAGAAAAGACAGCCCGCCTTAAAAGTGCGATACAAAATGCTGATTTACTTTTTGAGACAGGTTCAGCGACCTATCTCGATGTGGTGGCTGCCCAAAGCAGTGCGCTGCAGAGTGAGCTTGAACTGGTACAGATACGCCAGTCAGAACTCGCAGCAACGGTAGACCTCTATCGCTCCCTTGGCGGAGGCTGGTAA
- a CDS encoding response regulator — MNVRDRSKVMICDDDHGILNMLELIVESAGAQVDKEPDSAKLISRLEINQPALLIIDLWMPNMAGDVIVRQLRADIKFDDVFILCISASLNGKSVAMNAGADKFLAKPFDIADLLSVVNKVIS; from the coding sequence ATGAATGTTCGCGATAGAAGCAAGGTGATGATATGTGATGATGATCACGGTATCCTAAATATGTTGGAATTAATTGTTGAAAGTGCGGGCGCTCAGGTTGACAAAGAACCTGATAGCGCAAAATTAATATCACGTTTAGAAATCAACCAACCCGCTTTATTGATCATCGACCTTTGGATGCCCAATATGGCGGGCGATGTTATCGTTCGTCAACTACGGGCTGATATCAAGTTCGACGATGTTTTTATTCTTTGTATATCGGCAAGCCTAAATGGAAAGTCTGTGGCCATGAATGCTGGGGCGGATAAGTTTTTGGCAAAACCTTTTGATATAGCGGACTTGCTTTCTGTCGTTAATAAGGTGATTTCCTAG
- a CDS encoding metallophosphoesterase has translation MDGGTKRTFVMGDIHGAFAALQECLQLSGFDYEVDTLIQLGDVLDGKDQAFECVEELLKIKNLIAIKGNHDVWFMEFLETGRHPRHWRHGAVGTIISYLRHVQPPDIYFPKGDGFETTLAPHRIPAHHHQFFQEQRLYYIDDQKRLFVHAGFDTRTYFHGQDEENYYFDRSLWMDAMNGIDPDVYAPWGNQKTSFAEIYIGHTQTINWNSDQPMTVFNITNMDTGAGGKGRLSIMDIDSKEYWQSTLIPELYSQSMLRG, from the coding sequence ATGGATGGAGGAACTAAACGTACGTTTGTGATGGGCGATATTCACGGTGCCTTTGCAGCTTTGCAGGAATGTCTGCAGCTATCGGGTTTCGATTATGAAGTGGATACATTGATCCAATTGGGGGACGTGCTGGACGGTAAAGATCAAGCATTCGAATGTGTGGAGGAGCTGTTGAAAATTAAGAACCTGATTGCTATCAAAGGCAACCATGACGTCTGGTTCATGGAGTTTCTTGAAACGGGCAGGCATCCTCGTCACTGGAGGCATGGCGCTGTGGGAACAATTATTTCCTATCTTCGACATGTTCAACCTCCCGATATTTATTTTCCAAAAGGAGATGGCTTTGAAACGACGCTTGCGCCCCATCGCATACCAGCACATCATCATCAATTCTTTCAAGAGCAACGGCTTTATTATATAGACGATCAAAAGCGCCTATTTGTGCATGCTGGATTTGATACAAGAACCTATTTCCACGGGCAGGATGAAGAAAACTACTACTTTGACCGATCATTGTGGATGGATGCAATGAATGGGATTGATCCAGATGTTTACGCTCCATGGGGAAACCAAAAAACATCGTTTGCAGAAATCTATATTGGGCACACACAGACGATCAACTGGAATTCGGATCAACCCATGACCGTGTTTAATATCACCAATATGGATACGGGTGCTGGAGGAAAGGGACGACTCAGCATCATGGATATCGACTCCAAAGAGTATTGGCAATCCACACTTATACCTGAACTTTACAGTCAAAGCATGCTTCGTGGTTAG
- a CDS encoding ATP-binding protein, whose translation MPHTQKDIFLALNHSPEATAIYNNSSIRIAYVNLKMLEIWDKEADIIGSNFGDVFPEFREQGFDDILKNVWRSGETYMAENTAADVKVNGVLTRFYFDFTYKALQKNGETYAILHTAREVSERMAAWDKLAEKERIQKSLNEDLAASNEEIQAYAEEYQAINEKLQDTLQDLSLSYHQLQEIHDKLSATENRATYLLEQMPLAIGVYDVLTEAIQTGNHLFKDLWQVDDFSTNGHLSSFLSPIWQKFFEEMINRVRHTGKSKTVLDKKINTNRDHEAFKSFYNFVFQPIKNQANQVVAILIVANEVTDQKLEKEKVDLALEQARLAKKAAGFGVFDFDLARERLTGDKRCRQVLQLDEEKPIFYKEDFIERIHLQDRARVQQEIRQTFHRKNLNSHLSTTFLLEQAEEFPKIWVQLIGEVYYDKKGLAARFIGTIADVSEDMQLRQELLDREKNLQESNEELAVTMEELAATNEELLAINEELQRSKSLTEQVNTELTTTYNKLLVSEERLEVAIRSSQMGVWDVNFIDETLNWDARAKEIFGLDPEKPVPYGQRWNHIHDEDLPAVEMAVSMSKKPSSEGLFNTQFRTTPNEEGNSKWVQLQGQVYFSEVGDPVRFAGTVVDITEKIVSQQQIDVINRSIAQKEIEQRMIVDAGKIGTYSFDLQSKVVTTNKHLRELLQLDGNKDIWTERIFRRQVHIQGERQETSLLSIISDQELFDVEFELESTTNTNKIWLRSIGQSTFDSETGTKMVYGILLDITLQKLEEKRKMDFLGIVSHELKSPLTSLSGYIQILENKSKNLEDKLFSSLLANASRQNVRMRNLIEGFLDVARIGEGKLGLKLVSFDTQELLEQIRQTYMVTTDSHRMIFQIDTQHMLTADQDKIEQVIVNFINNAIKYAPIGSEIKIEATVHEEVFLVRVTDQGPGISADNKQKIFTRFFRVENEQTELISGFGIGLYICSEIIKLHGGQIGLDSEQGKGATFWFKVPIASSTITLL comes from the coding sequence ATGCCACATACACAGAAGGACATCTTCCTAGCCTTAAACCATAGTCCAGAAGCAACGGCTATTTATAACAACAGTTCGATAAGAATTGCCTATGTCAATCTTAAGATGTTGGAGATATGGGATAAAGAGGCCGACATTATCGGATCTAATTTTGGCGATGTTTTCCCAGAATTCCGGGAGCAGGGCTTTGACGACATCTTGAAGAACGTATGGAGGAGTGGAGAAACCTATATGGCAGAAAATACGGCAGCGGATGTCAAGGTAAATGGTGTATTGACGCGTTTTTATTTTGACTTCACTTACAAAGCGCTCCAAAAGAATGGTGAGACCTATGCGATCTTACATACAGCACGTGAAGTATCGGAAAGAATGGCTGCATGGGATAAATTGGCCGAAAAAGAACGTATACAGAAGTCCCTCAACGAGGATTTGGCAGCTTCCAATGAAGAAATTCAGGCCTATGCCGAGGAATATCAAGCTATTAATGAAAAGTTGCAAGACACCTTACAGGATCTAAGTCTTTCCTACCATCAACTCCAAGAAATCCACGATAAGCTTTCTGCTACCGAAAATCGGGCGACCTATTTGCTGGAGCAAATGCCCTTAGCTATTGGCGTGTACGATGTACTTACGGAAGCCATCCAAACCGGAAACCACTTGTTCAAGGATTTGTGGCAAGTGGATGATTTTTCGACAAATGGACACCTATCATCTTTTCTGTCGCCAATTTGGCAAAAATTTTTCGAGGAAATGATCAACCGCGTGCGGCATACAGGAAAGAGCAAAACAGTACTCGACAAGAAAATCAATACCAACAGGGACCACGAAGCATTCAAGTCCTTTTACAACTTCGTTTTTCAACCCATAAAAAATCAAGCGAATCAAGTAGTTGCCATCCTTATCGTAGCAAACGAGGTAACCGATCAGAAGTTGGAGAAAGAAAAGGTAGACCTTGCTTTGGAACAAGCCCGGCTGGCCAAAAAAGCAGCTGGTTTTGGGGTGTTCGATTTCGATCTTGCCCGAGAACGGTTGACCGGCGATAAGCGTTGCCGCCAAGTGCTGCAGCTCGATGAGGAAAAACCCATTTTTTACAAAGAAGATTTCATTGAACGTATACACCTACAGGATCGAGCGCGCGTACAGCAGGAAATCAGACAGACCTTCCATCGAAAAAATCTGAACAGCCACCTCTCTACAACCTTTCTGCTCGAACAAGCAGAAGAGTTTCCCAAAATCTGGGTGCAGCTTATCGGAGAGGTTTATTACGACAAAAAAGGGCTCGCCGCACGTTTTATTGGAACTATTGCCGATGTAAGCGAAGACATGCAGCTCCGGCAGGAACTGCTAGACAGAGAAAAGAACCTCCAAGAAAGCAACGAAGAACTTGCCGTCACGATGGAAGAGCTTGCCGCCACCAACGAAGAGCTGCTCGCCATTAATGAGGAGCTGCAACGTAGTAAATCATTGACAGAACAAGTAAATACAGAATTAACGACAACCTACAATAAATTGCTGGTTAGCGAAGAGCGACTGGAAGTTGCTATCCGATCGTCACAAATGGGCGTTTGGGATGTCAACTTTATCGATGAAACCCTCAATTGGGATGCTCGAGCGAAAGAGATATTTGGCCTAGACCCTGAAAAACCTGTTCCATATGGACAACGTTGGAACCATATCCATGATGAAGATCTACCAGCTGTGGAGATGGCCGTTAGCATGTCCAAAAAACCATCATCCGAGGGTCTATTCAACACGCAATTTAGAACGACGCCCAATGAAGAGGGAAACTCTAAATGGGTGCAGCTGCAGGGTCAGGTATACTTCTCTGAAGTGGGTGATCCTGTTCGCTTTGCGGGAACAGTGGTTGACATTACGGAGAAGATCGTCTCGCAGCAGCAGATCGATGTGATCAACCGCTCTATTGCGCAAAAGGAAATCGAGCAACGCATGATTGTCGATGCCGGAAAAATAGGCACCTATTCTTTCGATCTGCAGAGTAAAGTCGTCACGACAAACAAACATCTACGCGAATTGCTACAGCTGGATGGAAATAAGGATATTTGGACCGAGCGCATCTTCCGTAGACAGGTACATATACAGGGCGAAAGACAGGAGACATCACTATTGAGCATTATCTCCGATCAGGAGCTGTTCGATGTCGAATTTGAGTTGGAATCCACCACCAATACTAATAAAATATGGCTACGATCCATTGGGCAGAGCACTTTTGATAGCGAAACTGGAACAAAAATGGTTTACGGTATCCTGCTCGATATTACCTTGCAGAAACTGGAAGAAAAGCGTAAGATGGACTTCTTAGGCATTGTTTCCCATGAGCTGAAATCGCCCCTCACATCCCTTTCGGGTTATATCCAAATTCTAGAAAACAAAAGCAAAAACTTGGAGGATAAACTTTTCTCCTCGTTGCTTGCCAATGCTTCACGGCAAAACGTACGCATGCGCAACCTGATCGAAGGTTTCTTGGACGTGGCACGTATTGGTGAGGGCAAATTGGGATTGAAATTAGTGTCGTTTGACACACAGGAATTACTCGAGCAGATCAGGCAGACCTATATGGTGACCACAGATAGCCATCGCATGATCTTTCAAATCGACACCCAACATATGCTGACTGCCGACCAAGATAAGATCGAACAGGTGATTGTCAATTTCATCAACAATGCCATCAAGTATGCACCGATAGGGTCTGAAATTAAAATAGAAGCCACGGTTCATGAAGAAGTATTTTTAGTTCGCGTGACCGATCAGGGTCCCGGGATATCCGCGGATAACAAACAAAAAATATTTACCCGTTTTTTCCGCGTGGAAAACGAGCAAACCGAACTGATCAGTGGCTTTGGCATCGGCCTCTATATTTGCAGCGAGATTATTAAGCTACATGGCGGGCAAATTGGCCTCGATAGCGAACAAGGAAAAGGAGCTACATTTTGGTTTAAAGTGCCCATAGCTTCTTCCACAATTACACTTTTGTAA
- a CDS encoding cytochrome-c peroxidase, with protein MKKVIFVLALLLIVLSCSKEEPFVLDNPVLQLDIPEGFPVLNTAVSQNLPTKYGVELGERLFHEPKFSRDNSISCASCHKPAHAFADANSQALGIQGRVGLRNTPPVQNMAFMKFYNWDGNMLQLEKQVLVPIITHEEMNSSIVEVIGKLSAEDGYRSLFKKAFGDENITADRIYQSIAQYEYTLISANSKYDKVMRQEGEAFTEIEARGFELFQQKCASCHSAALFTDQSFRNIGFPVNPSTEEAGRARVTGRADDYLKFRVPSLRNVAFTAPYGSFGQFATLKAVLDYFDQGVVAADNLDPILKENGNRIPLTEQEKSDLITFLETLSDHDFTKQ; from the coding sequence TTGAAAAAAGTTATTTTCGTGCTTGCGCTACTGCTTATCGTACTATCCTGTAGCAAAGAAGAGCCCTTTGTTCTCGATAATCCTGTCCTGCAGTTGGATATTCCTGAAGGATTTCCCGTCTTAAATACAGCCGTATCGCAAAATTTGCCGACAAAGTATGGCGTTGAACTTGGTGAGCGTCTTTTTCATGAACCCAAATTTAGTAGAGATAACAGCATTTCCTGTGCAAGCTGCCATAAGCCTGCACATGCTTTTGCTGATGCCAATTCCCAAGCCTTGGGTATTCAAGGAAGGGTAGGGCTTCGCAATACACCTCCCGTACAAAATATGGCCTTTATGAAATTTTACAACTGGGATGGCAATATGCTGCAATTGGAGAAGCAGGTGTTAGTGCCTATCATCACGCATGAAGAAATGAATTCTTCTATTGTGGAGGTTATCGGCAAACTAAGTGCAGAAGACGGTTACCGTTCTTTATTTAAAAAGGCTTTTGGCGACGAAAATATTACGGCGGATCGAATTTACCAAAGCATTGCCCAGTATGAGTATACCTTGATTTCGGCGAACAGCAAGTACGACAAGGTGATGCGGCAAGAGGGCGAAGCATTCACTGAAATAGAGGCTAGAGGATTTGAACTGTTTCAACAGAAATGTGCGAGCTGCCATAGCGCTGCACTATTCACCGATCAATCGTTCCGTAACATAGGGTTTCCCGTAAATCCGAGCACGGAAGAAGCTGGAAGGGCCCGTGTTACGGGCCGTGCTGATGATTATCTAAAATTTCGTGTGCCTTCTTTACGTAATGTTGCTTTTACAGCGCCCTATGGTAGCTTCGGACAGTTCGCTACCTTAAAAGCTGTACTGGATTATTTTGATCAAGGCGTTGTCGCGGCCGATAACTTAGATCCTATATTGAAAGAAAACGGTAATCGAATTCCCTTGACGGAGCAGGAGAAAAGCGACTTAATTACTTTTCTAGAAACCCTGAGCGATCACGATTTTACTAAACAATAG
- a CDS encoding MbnP family protein, which yields MKNLLNYLGLTLGFLALISCSKSDVPVANSLTLHFNNTFKDETIVLGAASATEATVNTSAKGQQHHFSELRYVISNIRLVKADGVEFPYHVADLDRGAAVIDQSKQATLDFVLRDIPAGEYKQIKFGLGVSQALNTLDQVRFPSFYGIAGANDTQMHWEWGTGYRFTKIEGFYGADNKTLSIHTGSTVEGTKDDPASYVQGVDAYRDVILDLSTHAIVGQSAPRISIKADFDKLLSGKINTITLGDGNATPSVHTAANMVLYVDNLGGNGTNDLTGMFSVSAVTN from the coding sequence ATGAAAAATTTATTGAACTATTTAGGATTAACATTAGGTTTCTTAGCACTGATCTCGTGTAGCAAAAGTGATGTTCCCGTGGCCAACAGCCTTACGTTACACTTTAACAACACCTTTAAAGATGAAACTATCGTGTTGGGCGCAGCAAGTGCTACCGAGGCAACGGTTAATACCTCCGCAAAAGGACAGCAACACCATTTTTCGGAATTACGTTATGTTATCAGTAACATACGTTTGGTAAAAGCGGATGGCGTTGAATTTCCGTATCACGTTGCCGATCTCGATAGGGGCGCTGCGGTGATCGACCAATCTAAACAAGCGACGTTGGACTTCGTCTTGCGTGATATCCCAGCGGGGGAATACAAGCAGATCAAATTTGGATTAGGTGTATCTCAGGCGCTGAATACCTTGGATCAGGTACGCTTCCCCTCGTTTTATGGAATTGCAGGAGCAAATGATACACAGATGCACTGGGAGTGGGGAACAGGCTACCGTTTTACTAAAATAGAAGGGTTTTACGGGGCAGATAACAAAACCTTATCTATTCATACGGGGAGCACAGTAGAGGGAACGAAAGACGATCCGGCAAGCTATGTGCAAGGGGTGGATGCTTACCGAGATGTTATTTTAGACCTCTCCACACATGCCATCGTTGGGCAAAGTGCACCACGAATCAGTATCAAAGCTGACTTCGATAAACTGTTGAGCGGTAAAATAAATACCATAACCTTAGGCGACGGTAATGCTACACCCAGTGTGCATACGGCAGCAAATATGGTACTTTACGTTGATAACTTGGGCGGAAACGGTACAAATGACCTGACCGGCATGTTTTCTGTTTCGGCCGTAACAAATTAA
- a CDS encoding TonB-dependent receptor plug domain-containing protein yields the protein MKMKITGISLLLFVSWTCTQAQVQSVDKDSTRHIEEVRVEGMAKRKMETAMKMSVSVDEFLASSENISFIKRGAYAWEPLLNNMGTERSNLTIDGMHIFGACTDKMDPITSYVESNNLSTIDISSGQSGNMHGATVAGGIDLKRKNTPFQTRKMWTGAYQTGFEANNKQFFNLGNVAYADQRFVAEGSFSVRKAGNYVDGSGQEVRHSQYNKFNSSIGLAYKTSDLSSLRVDAIFDRAKDVGFPALPMDLWLSRALITSATYKQLFEQGLVKAWESKIYYNAIEHYMDDTTRPENLVHMDMPGWSTTYGLLSKLTLSRGRYSSEIQLNAYDNLSIAEMRMYPQDRSNRTMFAYSWPWVTTRYGGLSMNNTWDITEKSQIHLGGSLGLNYNHAKYVEFNWIFHPGAPQEKTRILPSAYARYECQLADFQLAAGVGYGHRAPSVSEGYGYYIYNSFDRYDYIGNPNLSNEVSYEANARIRYKKDKFNLDLQANYFHIEHYIIGRILGMGSPMNYQSVGVKGYTSLDYARLFNLALKGNYHILENLHWTGVLTYARAQDDNGGNLPFIRPLSYQTSLHYGQGRFGAQTSLNGDFVHADYSPEFGEDQTPAYNIWNVSSDYTFPIGRCKAMLQVGAENIFDAYYSTYADWGNIPRMGRNLFTSLKLSF from the coding sequence ATGAAGATGAAGATAACGGGAATTAGCTTGTTGCTGTTCGTTTCTTGGACATGTACACAAGCGCAGGTGCAGTCAGTCGACAAAGATAGCACCCGGCATATTGAGGAAGTTCGTGTAGAGGGAATGGCAAAGCGAAAAATGGAGACCGCCATGAAGATGTCGGTTTCCGTGGACGAGTTTTTGGCGTCGTCGGAAAATATAAGCTTTATCAAGCGTGGTGCTTATGCTTGGGAGCCCCTACTTAACAATATGGGAACGGAACGATCCAATCTGACGATCGATGGCATGCACATCTTCGGTGCCTGCACGGATAAGATGGATCCAATAACCTCTTACGTGGAGAGCAATAATCTCTCGACCATAGACATCAGCTCCGGACAATCGGGCAATATGCATGGGGCAACTGTAGCGGGTGGCATTGACCTAAAGCGTAAAAATACACCTTTCCAAACGCGTAAAATGTGGACAGGCGCTTATCAGACAGGTTTCGAAGCCAATAATAAGCAGTTTTTTAATTTGGGAAATGTGGCTTATGCGGATCAACGATTTGTTGCGGAAGGAAGCTTTTCTGTTCGCAAAGCTGGAAATTATGTGGATGGTAGCGGACAAGAGGTTCGGCATTCGCAGTACAACAAGTTCAACAGCTCAATCGGATTGGCTTATAAAACTAGCGATCTGTCTTCCTTGCGGGTAGATGCAATTTTCGATCGGGCGAAAGATGTGGGTTTTCCGGCATTGCCCATGGATCTTTGGCTTTCACGTGCGCTGATTACTTCGGCAACCTACAAACAATTGTTTGAGCAGGGACTGGTGAAAGCTTGGGAATCCAAGATCTATTACAATGCCATAGAGCATTACATGGACGATACAACGCGTCCGGAGAATTTGGTGCACATGGATATGCCCGGGTGGAGCACTACCTATGGTTTGCTCAGCAAGTTGACCTTAAGCCGTGGTCGCTATTCTTCCGAAATACAGCTTAATGCATACGATAACCTTTCGATCGCGGAAATGCGGATGTATCCGCAAGATCGCAGCAATCGGACGATGTTTGCTTACAGTTGGCCTTGGGTGACCACGCGTTACGGTGGCCTGTCGATGAATAACACCTGGGATATTACCGAGAAAAGCCAAATCCATCTGGGCGGATCGCTGGGACTGAACTACAACCATGCGAAGTACGTCGAGTTCAATTGGATATTTCATCCCGGGGCGCCACAGGAAAAAACAAGAATATTGCCGAGCGCATATGCACGCTATGAGTGTCAGCTTGCTGATTTTCAGCTTGCTGCCGGGGTGGGCTATGGACATCGTGCCCCATCGGTTTCCGAGGGTTATGGTTACTATATCTACAATAGCTTTGATCGCTACGACTACATCGGTAATCCCAATTTGTCCAATGAGGTTTCTTACGAAGCCAATGCGCGCATCCGCTACAAAAAGGACAAGTTTAACCTGGATCTGCAGGCCAACTACTTTCACATCGAGCATTACATCATCGGGCGGATATTGGGCATGGGAAGCCCGATGAACTATCAGTCGGTAGGCGTGAAAGGCTACACCTCGTTGGATTACGCACGCCTGTTCAATCTCGCCCTTAAAGGGAATTACCACATCTTGGAAAACTTGCATTGGACTGGGGTGCTTACCTATGCGCGTGCGCAGGATGATAATGGCGGAAATCTGCCCTTTATTAGACCGTTAAGCTACCAAACCTCGCTACACTACGGACAGGGGCGATTTGGAGCACAGACGTCGCTGAATGGCGATTTCGTACACGCGGATTACAGCCCAGAGTTTGGTGAAGATCAAACGCCAGCCTATAACATATGGAATGTGTCGTCGGATTATACTTTCCCAATAGGAAGATGCAAGGCTATGTTGCAGGTTGGGGCGGAAAATATTTTCGATGCCTACTACAGTACATATGCCGACTGGGGTAATATTCCCCGCATGGGGAGGAACCTATTCACGTCGCTCAAGCTATCTTTTTAA
- a CDS encoding DUF4998 domain-containing protein, with protein MKKRYNNFKRSYVILSFLLLLGACAKIDDYKQFVENGDISYTGKIDSVVVFSGDERVLVQGLFRSDPKVTMCRIYWNNMRDSMDVPVVKTGGIDTMRQLISLPENLYNFRIHTFDALGNRSVPVYATGQSYGDAYKASLNNRLIISAIADQNDNVTIVWRDIDKTLGAVSTQVEYTDKSNSIKRINTPVGESRSVLPNYKPETTFSYRTLYIPDTLSIDTFGTPLQAHAYSYKIDKSDWLATADTYEATGQLPNGGPPHFVIDDNPNTYWHTRHSAGTTPFPHWLAFDMKKPVKVDMVELTSRHDYLGADFKDFLIEGRNAETEEWVPYGSFNLADVAGPQQFLIASAPTLRYIRIYQLNGGGPPHSHLAEFSVYGTSTP; from the coding sequence ATGAAAAAACGATATAATAATTTTAAGAGGAGCTATGTGATACTGTCTTTTCTCTTGCTGCTAGGTGCTTGTGCAAAAATAGACGACTACAAGCAGTTCGTGGAGAACGGAGACATTTCCTACACGGGAAAGATCGATTCAGTAGTGGTGTTCTCCGGCGACGAGCGGGTGCTTGTTCAGGGCCTTTTTCGATCGGATCCGAAGGTCACCATGTGCCGTATCTATTGGAACAATATGCGTGATTCGATGGATGTGCCCGTCGTTAAAACCGGCGGAATAGATACGATGCGGCAACTCATCAGCCTGCCAGAAAACCTCTACAACTTCCGTATCCATACGTTCGATGCGTTAGGAAACCGGTCTGTTCCGGTTTATGCTACTGGGCAATCATACGGCGACGCCTACAAAGCCTCGTTGAACAATCGACTCATTATCTCGGCAATTGCCGACCAAAACGATAATGTAACAATCGTCTGGCGGGATATTGACAAGACTTTGGGCGCTGTATCCACACAGGTGGAGTATACCGACAAGAGCAATAGTATCAAACGAATCAATACGCCTGTCGGGGAAAGTAGGTCGGTATTGCCAAACTACAAACCGGAAACCACCTTTAGCTATCGTACCCTGTATATCCCAGATACCTTGTCTATAGATACTTTTGGTACACCATTGCAGGCACACGCTTATTCCTACAAGATTGATAAAAGCGATTGGCTGGCTACAGCAGATACCTACGAAGCAACCGGCCAGCTGCCCAATGGTGGTCCTCCGCATTTCGTGATCGATGACAATCCGAATACCTATTGGCATACCAGGCATTCTGCCGGCACCACGCCTTTTCCGCATTGGCTGGCCTTCGATATGAAAAAGCCTGTAAAAGTTGATATGGTGGAATTGACTTCACGACATGACTATCTAGGTGCCGATTTTAAGGATTTCTTGATCGAAGGACGTAACGCAGAAACGGAAGAATGGGTACCCTATGGTTCCTTTAATCTTGCCGATGTCGCTGGGCCACAACAGTTCTTGATTGCTAGCGCGCCCACCCTTCGGTATATCCGGATCTATCAGTTGAATGGTGGCGGGCCACCACATTCCCATTTAGCTGAATTCTCGGTTTACGGGACTAGCACGCCATAG